The genome window TCAATTGCTGATTCCCCCAAAACCCGCTCCGGTCAGAAAAGATACCACTCAGAAAGTGGCCAAGCCAGTCCCGGTCAAGCCATTGATGACATCGACAAAGCCAACGTCGATTACGGCCATAGGAACAGTAGGAAACTAATACGTTGTTTGTGGTTTGAGCGTTTTTGCTTTACAGGTGCGCCGACCCGCTAGGATCGATGCAGGACTGTAGACCAGTAACCTCCAGCAAACAGATAAAAATAACAAACGAACTTGTCTCGCGATAACGAACTATTCTCTCAAAATATTGACTGGCTGCTGCTGGTACTGTACCTCGGCTGTGTAACGATGGGCTGGCTGAATGTCTACGCTGCCGTTTACAGTCCCGAAGATCATACCAGCCTGTTCGATATGACCACCAACGCCGGTAAACAGATGATGTGGATCGGCACAACGGTCATTCTGGTGATCTGCATTCTGGTTGTCAATCACAAATTTTTCGACTCCTTCGCGTACCTGTTTTACGCGTTCATGATCCTGATGCTGCTCCTTGTGCTGGTAGCGGGTGCCAACATCAAAGGGTCGCACTCCTGGTTCAAGTTTGGGTCATTCCAGATTCAGCCAGCCGAGTTCGCTAAGATGGCTACGGCGCTTGCACTGGCGAAGTACATGGATAATCCGGGTATTAACCTGAGCAAACAGAAAGATCTGCTCTATGTCGGTGGGATCATCGTTTTGCCCTGTATCCTGATTCTGGCCTCCAACGAAACGGGTTCCATGCTGGTTTTTGCCTCGTTTGGCTTTATGCTTTACCGGGAGGGCCTTCCGGGGTGGATTCCGGCGGTAGGTATAACGGCGGCTGCTTTATTCGTGGTCGCGCTGATCTTCCCCAAGCTCTACATCTTCATTGGTATTGTTGCGCTCCTGCTCGTCGTCATCGCCCTGATGCCGCGCTACAATCGGACGGTAAGCAACCTGATTTCAATGGGTGTCGTTGGCATTATCATGATGGTGTTCGTAACAGGAGTGGACTTTTTTGTGAACGATGTCCTGCAAAAACACCAGCGCAACCGCATCAAAGTACTCGTCGATCCGACCATCGATCCGCTTGGGGTAGGCTGGAACGTGACACAGGCTAAAATTGCCATTGGCTCTGGCCGACTTCAGGGCAAAGGATTTCTGGAAGGAACGCAGACCAAGTTTGACTTTGTCCCGGAACAAAGTACCGACTTCATTTTCTGTACCATTGGCGAAGAACACGGTTTTATTGGTAGCGCTGTCGTCATTGCCCTGTTCGTCGGATTACTCATCCGCATTGTGATTCTGGCCGAGAAACAGCGCAGCAAGTTTGCCCGGATTTATGGCTATTGTGTGGCTGGGATCATCTTCTTCCACCTG of Spirosoma agri contains these proteins:
- the rodA gene encoding rod shape-determining protein RodA, which codes for MSRDNELFSQNIDWLLLVLYLGCVTMGWLNVYAAVYSPEDHTSLFDMTTNAGKQMMWIGTTVILVICILVVNHKFFDSFAYLFYAFMILMLLLVLVAGANIKGSHSWFKFGSFQIQPAEFAKMATALALAKYMDNPGINLSKQKDLLYVGGIIVLPCILILASNETGSMLVFASFGFMLYREGLPGWIPAVGITAAALFVVALIFPKLYIFIGIVALLLVVIALMPRYNRTVSNLISMGVVGIIMMVFVTGVDFFVNDVLQKHQRNRIKVLVDPTIDPLGVGWNVTQAKIAIGSGRLQGKGFLEGTQTKFDFVPEQSTDFIFCTIGEEHGFIGSAVVIALFVGLLIRIVILAEKQRSKFARIYGYCVAGIIFFHLMINIGMTIGLMPVIGIPLPFFSYGGSSLWSFSILLFIFIKLDSRRTSLSRR